The following coding sequences are from one Paenibacillus sp. JDR-2 window:
- a CDS encoding AraC family transcriptional regulator, with protein sequence MRRIAGRYQWLRFKGAWSALFWSYMAILLLLIIIGSLLYWRANEVVEHSVEQTNSAMLGQLRELADGQFQMIDQLEQQIANHPKLYQMVNQPAQMTDQEQYDMIEVAEDLQRYKLLSPFIYDFYMYFPKSGTMLGPGVKTTPQFLFDKVSRFDGMNAQEWIKQFESGYHYRSFIPGMQVTGALGERNDIIAYMQTLPRVDRSKRMATLFIMINGEQLRKMLGTLAEAGKGEIYIVDSSNRMISSTAELKGGLPFRYADMGGDAGKLTSAMTGQDTVISFASSRVYDWKYVLEVPRGVFLKEVNKVRNWALLLFVLAAFSGAVVSVYLASRNSRPIRDLVSALTGGAPASRKHGPIEYETIRSSIQSARLTESELRARLSQQTPIIRLHFLNRLIKGYADPHELRPDSLEFMNVRFVSGDFAVMLVDTEEKNVLPGEQDDKEWMLVNFVLSNIATELANEKHIGFTTELDQGSIALLINFKEASEEGRSEELAAIRERLTQVLGERFRMKIAIGTSFAVHDIQSIGEAFRDALKQLDNARKRDAADNGGIKLAGQMPAYYYPLDIEQQLTNYVKSGEEDKTIQLLDALYADHVSGNEGDSPVGSYFLMHLSSTLFRIAQNTPKVEQDLTSRLLILYPNSFHHQHATFERLREDFRQVCQLWKTGRSDQGSRMLETVYRIIRERYSQNMLSVGFIADELGITQPYLSSFFKKATGQTIVEYIAKIRLLEAKRLLAETDLTVAHIAGAVGYSNDIGFIRFFKKYEGITPGQYRANVQTECQS encoded by the coding sequence CTATGCTTGGGCAGCTGAGAGAGCTGGCGGACGGCCAGTTTCAGATGATCGATCAGCTGGAGCAGCAGATCGCGAACCATCCCAAGCTGTATCAGATGGTGAATCAGCCTGCGCAAATGACCGATCAGGAGCAGTATGACATGATCGAGGTGGCGGAGGACCTGCAACGGTATAAGCTGTTGTCGCCGTTTATTTACGACTTTTACATGTACTTCCCGAAATCCGGCACGATGCTGGGGCCAGGCGTCAAAACAACGCCTCAGTTCCTGTTCGACAAGGTGAGCCGCTTTGACGGAATGAATGCGCAGGAGTGGATCAAGCAATTCGAGAGCGGCTACCATTACCGTTCCTTTATCCCGGGGATGCAGGTTACCGGTGCATTGGGAGAAAGAAACGACATTATCGCTTATATGCAGACCCTTCCGAGGGTTGACCGATCCAAGCGTATGGCTACCTTATTCATCATGATTAACGGCGAGCAGCTTAGAAAAATGCTGGGAACGCTGGCGGAGGCGGGAAAAGGTGAGATTTACATCGTCGATTCTTCCAACCGTATGATTAGCTCGACAGCGGAATTGAAAGGCGGTCTGCCGTTCCGGTATGCCGATATGGGAGGCGATGCAGGGAAGCTGACGTCCGCAATGACCGGGCAGGATACGGTAATTTCTTTTGCCTCATCCCGAGTGTACGACTGGAAATACGTGCTGGAGGTGCCGCGCGGCGTTTTTCTGAAGGAGGTCAATAAGGTTCGGAACTGGGCGCTGTTATTGTTTGTTTTGGCAGCGTTTTCAGGCGCGGTCGTATCTGTGTATCTTGCGTCCAGAAACTCCAGGCCCATCCGGGATCTGGTGTCCGCTCTAACCGGCGGCGCGCCGGCTTCCCGAAAGCATGGCCCAATCGAATACGAGACGATCCGTTCGTCCATTCAGTCGGCGAGGCTGACGGAGTCGGAGCTGAGAGCGAGGCTCTCCCAGCAGACGCCGATCATCCGCCTCCATTTCCTCAACCGTCTGATCAAGGGTTATGCCGACCCGCATGAGCTGCGGCCCGACTCTTTGGAGTTCATGAACGTCAGGTTCGTATCCGGCGACTTTGCGGTGATGCTGGTCGATACGGAGGAAAAAAACGTCTTGCCGGGAGAGCAGGATGACAAGGAATGGATGCTGGTTAATTTCGTTCTCTCGAATATTGCGACCGAGCTGGCGAACGAAAAACATATCGGCTTTACAACGGAGCTTGATCAAGGAAGCATCGCGCTATTGATCAACTTCAAAGAAGCAAGCGAAGAAGGCCGGAGCGAAGAACTCGCCGCGATCCGCGAACGACTGACACAGGTGCTGGGCGAGCGTTTCAGAATGAAAATCGCCATCGGCACCAGCTTTGCCGTTCACGATATTCAGTCCATAGGGGAGGCCTTCCGGGATGCGCTCAAGCAGCTGGATAATGCCCGCAAGAGAGATGCGGCCGACAATGGCGGCATTAAGCTCGCCGGCCAGATGCCCGCTTATTATTATCCGCTGGATATCGAGCAGCAGCTTACGAATTACGTCAAGTCGGGCGAGGAGGACAAAACGATACAGCTGCTGGATGCCCTTTATGCCGATCATGTCTCCGGCAACGAAGGCGACTCTCCGGTTGGCTCTTATTTTCTGATGCATCTTTCATCAACTTTGTTCCGGATTGCTCAAAACACGCCGAAGGTTGAGCAAGATCTTACAAGCCGGCTGTTAATCTTATATCCGAATAGCTTCCACCATCAACATGCTACATTCGAGCGGCTGCGGGAGGATTTCCGGCAGGTCTGCCAGCTCTGGAAAACGGGGCGGAGCGACCAGGGGAGCCGGATGCTCGAGACCGTCTACCGGATTATCCGGGAGCGGTACAGCCAGAATATGCTGAGCGTTGGATTTATAGCGGACGAGCTTGGAATCACGCAGCCTTATCTGTCATCCTTCTTCAAGAAGGCGACGGGACAGACCATCGTAGAATACATCGCAAAAATCCGTCTGCTGGAGGCAAAACGCCTGCTCGCCGAGACCGATCTAACGGTAGCTCATATTGCGGGAGCGGTCGGTTATTCGAACGATATCGGATTTATCCGTTTCTTCAAGAAATACGAGGGGATTACACCCGGGCAATACCGGGCAAACGTACAGACGGAATGCCAATCTTAA